The DNA sequence CCAGGTGGCGGCCTACTTCGCCGGGCGCGACCTGGGCATGACCATGGAGTACGGCCTGGCGCTCAGCCTGGTCCCCATCCACGAGCAGCTGCAGCGGCAGGCGGCGCGGGCGCCGCCCAACGAGCCGCCTCCGTTCCGGCGCCTGGTGCTGCTCGACGAGGCCGGCCGCCTGCTGGCCGACTCGGGCAGCGCCTCGCCCGGCTCGCAGCCCTGGGCCGGTCCGCTCGATCCGGCCGGCGTCGAGGGCCGGGTGCTGATCGACCCCGGCGCGAGCCAGCTGGTGGTGGTGCAGGCCCACTGGTGGAAGGGTCGCTGCGTCGGCCACCTGGTCGGCTGGCTGCGCCAGGACAGCGTCGCGGTGGCCCTCACGGGCGGGGAGCACGCGGCGCTGGATCGGGTCGGGTTCCAGCTGCTGGACGAGGGCGGCCGCGCCTACCGGCCCGAGCGCCCGCTGGGCGTGGCGCTCGGGCCGCCGGCCGGCCTGGAGGGGCTGCCGCTCGACGGCCGCCCGGTCGAGGTGGCGGGCGGCGCGCTCCTGGCCGTGCGGGTGGCGGTGCCCGGCCACCCGCTCTCGGTGGTGCTGGTGCGGCGCGCCAGCGACCTGCTGGGCGGCCTCAGCTCCGGCGCGTCGGCCCTGGGCCTGTCGCTGGCGGCCGGCGCCATCCTGCTGGTGGTGGGCCTGGCCCTGTACCTCAACACCGCCTCCCTGGTCCTCAGGGCGCGGCTGGAGGAGTCGCTGCGGCGCGGGCAGGAGGTGGCCGACAAGCACGCCGCCCTGGAGCGCGAGGTGGCCGAGCGGCGGCGCCTGGAGGCCGCCCACGCCCGGCTGGCCATGGCGGCCGAGCAGGCCGACGAGGCCATGGCGGTGACCGACGTCCACGGGGTCTTCGAGTACGTCAACCCGGCCTTCATCCGGGCGGCCGGGTGCACCGCCGGCGCCGTCCTGGGTCGGCCCGCCAGCGAGCTCCTGGGCGAGCCGGGCCGCCCGGCCCTGGCCGAGATCACCCGGGCCATGCGGGCCGGCCAGGCCTGGAAGGGCGAGGTGTCCTGGGCGCCGGGCGGGGGCGAGCCGCGAGAGGTGGAGATGGTGGTCTCCCCGGTGCGCGACGCCGCCGGCGCCCTGGTCAGCTACGTGGTGGTGGCGCGCGACGTGACCGAGCAGCGGCAGCTGCTCGACCGGCTGCGCCACGCCCAGCGGCTGGAGGCGGTGGGCACGCTGGCGGGCGGGGTGGCCCACGACTTCAACAACCTGCTCACCGCCATCAAGGGCTACGCCGGCGCCGCCCTCGACCTGGTGGCGGAGCGCGATCCGGTCCGCGAGGACCTGCAGGAGATCCAGCGGGCCGCCTCCCGCGGGGCCGAGCTGGTCCGCCAGCTGCTGGCCTTCGGCCGAAAGCAGGTGCTGCGGCCGCAGCGGCTCGACCTCGACCAGGCGGTGGCCGGGGTGGACAAGCTGCTGCGCCGCCTGGCCGGCGAGAGGGCCGAGCTGGTGGTGGTCCCGGGCGCCGCCCCCTGGCTGGTGGAGGTCGACCCGGGACAGCTGGAGCAGGTGCTGGTCAACCTGGTGGTCAACGCCCGGGACGCCATGCCGGCCGGTGGCACCATCACCATCTCGACCGCCGCGGTGGCGCTGGGCGAGGCCGAGGCCCGGCGCTTCGTGGAGGGGGCGCCCGGCGAGTTCGTCCGGCTCTCGGTGGCCGACACCGGCGAGGGGATGGACGAGCCGACCCGGGCCCGGGTCTTCGAGCCGTTCTTCACCACCAAGGAGCGCGGCCGCGGCACCGGCCTGGGGCTCTCGACGGTCTTCGGCATCGTGCGGCAGAGCCGCGGCTTCCTGGGCGTCTCGAGCGCCCCGGGCGCCGGCACCCGCTTCGACGTGTTCCTGCCGCGTGACACCGCCGCCGCCGCCGCCGCGCCGGCCGGCCACGATCCCGAGGCGCCGCCGGCCCGCACCCGCTCCGGGCGCTCCGAGGAGGTGCTGCTGGTGGCCGAGGACGAGCCGCAGGTGCGGGCGCTGCTGCAGCGCCAGCTCGCGGCCGAGGGCTACACGGTGCTGGTGGCCGCCGACGGCCGCGAGGCGGTGGCGCTGCTGGAGCGCCACGCCGGGCGGGTCGACCTCCTGCTCACCGACATGGTCATGCCCAACCTGGGTGGGCCCGAGCTGGCCCGCCACTTCCGGGAGCGCCACCCGGCCTCGCCGGTGATCTTCATGTCCGGCTACGCCGAGCCGGCCGCCGACGGGGTCGGGCCGCGCGGCGCCGACGGCGTGTTCGTGCAGAAGCCGTTCGCGGTGGCCGAGCTGGCGGCCACGGTGCGCCGGCTGCTCGACGCGGGGCGCGGCGCCTGATCCCTCGGCCGCGGCCCTGCCCATCCCGCGCCGGCGCGGTATGGTCGCGCACCGTGACCCTCTTCTCCCGCCGCCTGCCGCACGTCGTCACCCGGGCCGACCTGGCCCAGATGCTC is a window from the Anaeromyxobacter sp. genome containing:
- a CDS encoding response regulator, which produces MVTAARLQRLRRLLRAWLAPLAGAALFGLVALLLLSNHRSAQTLRENLLRQHAQEDQLHAVALGHFLSSAVEAVTTVAGSNQVAAYFAGRDLGMTMEYGLALSLVPIHEQLQRQAARAPPNEPPPFRRLVLLDEAGRLLADSGSASPGSQPWAGPLDPAGVEGRVLIDPGASQLVVVQAHWWKGRCVGHLVGWLRQDSVAVALTGGEHAALDRVGFQLLDEGGRAYRPERPLGVALGPPAGLEGLPLDGRPVEVAGGALLAVRVAVPGHPLSVVLVRRASDLLGGLSSGASALGLSLAAGAILLVVGLALYLNTASLVLRARLEESLRRGQEVADKHAALEREVAERRRLEAAHARLAMAAEQADEAMAVTDVHGVFEYVNPAFIRAAGCTAGAVLGRPASELLGEPGRPALAEITRAMRAGQAWKGEVSWAPGGGEPREVEMVVSPVRDAAGALVSYVVVARDVTEQRQLLDRLRHAQRLEAVGTLAGGVAHDFNNLLTAIKGYAGAALDLVAERDPVREDLQEIQRAASRGAELVRQLLAFGRKQVLRPQRLDLDQAVAGVDKLLRRLAGERAELVVVPGAAPWLVEVDPGQLEQVLVNLVVNARDAMPAGGTITISTAAVALGEAEARRFVEGAPGEFVRLSVADTGEGMDEPTRARVFEPFFTTKERGRGTGLGLSTVFGIVRQSRGFLGVSSAPGAGTRFDVFLPRDTAAAAAAPAGHDPEAPPARTRSGRSEEVLLVAEDEPQVRALLQRQLAAEGYTVLVAADGREAVALLERHAGRVDLLLTDMVMPNLGGPELARHFRERHPASPVIFMSGYAEPAADGVGPRGADGVFVQKPFAVAELAATVRRLLDAGRGA